The following proteins come from a genomic window of Alosa sapidissima isolate fAloSap1 chromosome 20, fAloSap1.pri, whole genome shotgun sequence:
- the LOC121693910 gene encoding protocadherin alpha-8-like isoform X27, whose amino-acid sequence MASTSRKRWHLWILFIVFQMCSIAYGQIVFSIAEEASPGTTVGNVAKDFNLDLKDLEHRGFQIVSGTNKRYFDVNTKTGVLHVKERIDRDEICGYNVKCTLPLEATVNYPLNIYRFEVNVLDINDNSPTFRSPVRELNISEFALPGERFTLPSAYDADVGSNSVRSYKLSPNEHFTLDVQSRGEQAVSAELVLQKGLDREKQSVVKLTLTAVDGGKPPRTGTLQIIVNVEDINDNIPVFTKALYKARVSENASPGTSVITVHASDSDEGQNGEVVYSFINHDNDINIANFAINSETGLITVNGDLDYERNNAVEIRVQATDKGHRPRQAHCKVLVEITDINDNVPEISVTSLVNTVKEDAPIDTVVGTITVTDGDAGKNGEINLKIIGSVPFKIQNSYKNYYALLVNGPLDRENVSHYNITITATDEGTPPLSSSSVITVHISDVNDNAPRFPETVIKVYVKENSQIGAVIYTVSAFDPDVDDNAKLSYSLLEESTKGPPVSSMVNINADSGDIFALQSFNYEEIKTFQFRIKVADSGMPSLSNNATVNVFILDENDNSPTILPPYSEHGSVNSENIPYSADAGYFVAKIRAIDADSGYNALLSYHISEPKGNNLFRIGSSSGEIKTKRRMSDNDLKTHPLVILVSDNGEPYMSATVSIDVVVSENTGEIRTQFRHIPIKDDTFSDLNLYLLIAIASVSVIFLLSLISLIAVKCHRTDNSFNSYSAPVITTHPDGSWSYSKSTQQYDVCFSSDTLKSDVVVFPAPFPPAEAELISINGGDTFTRTQTLPNCDKASGGRPMLRQRCLSGPLGQLGFVFITGKKNSYALQPQTWCDDMRNVGQQASRSASQRSNSV is encoded by the exons ATGGCCAGTACTTCAAGAAAAAGATGGCATTTGTGGATATTGTTCATCGTGTTTCAAATGTGCAGTATAGCATATGGGCAAATTGTGTTTTCTATCGCGGAGGAAGCGAGTCCGGGGACTACGGTCGGAAACGTGGCAAAGGATTTTAATCTTGACTTAAAGGACCTTGAGCATCGTGGATTTCAGATTGTTTCCGGAACCAATAAGAGGTATTTCGACGTAAACACAAAGACGGGTGTTCTCCACGTCAAAGAAAGAATAGATAGAGACGAAATATGTGGCTATAATGTTAAGTGTACTTTACCTTTAGAGGCTACCGTTAATTATCCGCTTAACATTTACAGGTTCGAGGTGAATGTATTAGATATAAATGATAATTCACCCACGTTCCGTTCCCCAGTAAGAGAACTGAATATCTCCGAGTTTGCTCTGCCTGGGGAGAGATTCACTCTTCCCAGTGCATATGATGCGGATGTGGGCAGCAACTCAGTACGGAGCTACAAGCTAAGTCCCAATGAGCATTTTACCCTCGATGTacagagcaggggagagcaggCTGTTTCGGCTGAACTAGTTCTACAGAAAGGTttggacagagagaaacagtcgGTGGTAAAACTGACACTCACCGCTGTCGATGGAGGCAAACCTCCCCGGACAGGGACACTGCAAATCATTGTAAACGTGGAAGATATTAATGATAACATACCAGTGTTTACTAAAGCGCTATACAAGGCTCGTGTGTCTGAAAACGCATCTCCCGGCACGTCCGTTATTACAGTTCATGCCAGTGATTCTGACGAAGGCCAGAATGGTGAGGTGGTTTACTCTTTTATTAATCATGACAATGACATAAATATTGCCAATTTCGCCATCAACTCCGAAACTGGCCTTATCACTGTGAATGGTGATTTAGATTATGAAAGAAACAATGCTGTTGAAATTCGAGTCCAAGCTACAGATAAGGGTCACAGACCGAGACAAGCACATTGTAAAGTGCTTGTGGAAATTACAGATATTAACGATAATGTGCCCGAAATATCCGTAACATCTTTAGTGAACACCGTTAAAGAGGATGCTCCCATTGATACTGTAGTCGGGACCATCACAGTGACAGATGGGGATGCCGGTAAAAATGGAGAAATTAACCTAAAGATAATTGGGTCTGTGCCATTTAAAATTCAAAACTCTTATAAAAATTATTACGCATTACTTGTCAATGGTCCTCTagacagagagaatgtgtcGCATTATAACATCACAATCACTGCTACTGACGAGGggactccccctctctctagcaGTAGTGTTATTACGGTGCACATTTCGGATGTTAACGACAATGCACCGCGTTTCCCAGAGACGGTCATCAAAGTGTATGTGAAAGAGAATAGTCAGATAGGTGCAGTGATATACACAGTGTCTGCGTTTGACCCTGATGTGGATGACAATGCTAAATTATCTTATTCGTTGCTTGAAGAATCGACAAAAGGCCCTCCTGTATCATCTATGGTCAATATAAACGCGGATAGCGGGGACATATTTGCGCTTCAGTCTTTCAATTATGAGGAGATAAAAACTTTTCAATTCAGAATCAAGGTAGCAGACTCTGGTATGCCTTCTTTAAGCAACAACGCCACAGTTAATGTTTTCATTCTGGATGAAAATGACAACAGCCCCACGATTTTGCCCCCTTACTCTGAACACGGCTCTGTTAACTCTGAAAACATCCCTTACAGTGCCGATGCAGGATACTTTGTGGCCAAGATTAGGGCTATTGACGCAGACTCTGGATATAATGCACTGCTTTCATATCACATCTCTGAACCCAAAGGAAACAACCTCTTCCGAATCGGATCCAGCTCTGGTGAAATTAAAACAAAACGGCGAATGAGTGACAATGACCTGAAAACGCACCCTTTGGTGATTTTGGTGTCTGATAACGGAGAGCCATATATGTCAGCGACTGTATCTATTGATGTTGTGGTTTCTGAAAATACGGGTGAAATTCGGACTCAGTTTAGACATATTCCTATTAAGGATGATACATTTTCGGATTTAAACCTGTATTTGCTGATCGCCATTGCCTCGGTGTCAGTGATTTTTCTGCTGAGTCTCATCAGCTTGATAGCTGTGAAATGCCACAGGACAGACAACAGTTTCAACAGTTACAGCGCCCCAGTTATCACCACACACCCTGACGGGAGCTGGTCTTACTCCAAATCTACACAACAGTATGACGTGTGCTTTAGCTCAGACACGTTGAAGAGTGATGTAGTAGTTTTCCCCGCACCATTTCCGCCTGCTGAGGCGGAACTCATAAGCATTAATGGAGGGGACACATTTACTAGGACACAGACGCTACCCAACTGTGATAAG GCATCTGGAGGACGGCCCATGCTGAGACAGCGGTGTTTATCAGGCCCCCTAGGACAGCTGGGTTTTGTGTTCA TCACTGGCAAAAAAAAT TCATATGCCCTCCAGCCCCAGACATGGTGTGACGATATGAGAAACGTCGGTCAGCAAGCCAGCCGGTCGGCCAGCCAGCGAAGCAACTCGGTCTGA
- the LOC121693910 gene encoding protocadherin alpha-8-like isoform X34 — translation MAWNAILWICVIVRLRGIVWGQIVYSVSEETNTGTAVGNLAKDFNLDVSELEPRGFEIVAGPNKKYFDVNVKTGVLHVKDKIDREGLCGRSLKCSLELEAILNSPLNMYRFEVNILDINDNAPAFRTSSLSINISESAFPGQRFTLPRAHDADVSSNSVKTYKLSSNEYFSLDVQSAGDSVSAELVLQKAVDREKQSLIKLTLTAIDGGKPSRSGSMNIVVHVIDVNDNVPIFSKQLYKARVTENAPIGTSVITVYATDLDEGLNGEIMYSFINHDNDNNIDAFEINQSTGEIIVNGEVDFETNNAFEIHVKAEDKGASPRVSHCKVLVEIVDVNDNSPVISITSLADQVKEDAKAGTMVGLITVIDGDTGQNGAVKLSLIESVPFKIQNTYKNKYALVVDGPLDREQVSQYDISMQATDEGSPPLSSTSHITVRISDVNDNAPRFPEPVINVYVKENSDVGAVIFTVTAFDPDMNDNAKITYTYLEGSDKNFPVTSAVNINSDSGEVYALQSFNYEETKLFSFKVQATDSGSPPLSNNVTVNVFVLDENDNSPVVLPPYSEHGSVNTENVPYAADAGFFVAKIRAVDADSGYNALLSYHISEPKGNNLFRIGTSSGEIRTKRRMSDSDLKTHPLVIIVSDHGEPPLSATVSIDVVVMENADDLKTQFRHVPVKDDTFSDLNLYLLVAIVSVSVIFLLSLISLIAVKCHRTDGHFNSYSAPVITTHPDGSWSYSKSTQQYDVCFSSDTLKSDVVVFPTPYPPPDAELISINSGDTFNRTQTLPNKEKVRIQI, via the coding sequence ATGGCTTGGAACGCTATCCTGTGGATTTGTGTTATCGTTCGCTTGCGTGGTATTGTGTGGGGGCAGATTGTATATTCCGTTTCGGAGGAGACGAACACCGGCACCGCGGTAGGAAATCTCGCAAAAGATTTTAATCTGGATGTGAGTGAACTAGAGCCTCGCGGATTTGAGATAGTTGCTGGACCTAACAAGAAGTATTTCGACGTGAATGTGAAAACTGGAGTTCTTCATGTTAAAGACAAAATTGACAGAGAAGGATTATGTGGACGAAGCTTAAAATGTTCATTGGAACTGGAAGCCATTCTCAACTCACCATTGAATATGTATCGCTTCGAGGTAAACATTTTAGACATCAACGATAACGCACCCGCTTTTCGCACGTCGTCTTTGTCCATAAACATTTCAGAGTCCGCTTTTCCAGGGCAGAGATTTACATTGCCTCGTGCCCACGATGCGGATGTGAGTAGTAACTCTGTGAAGACCTACAAGCTGAGCTCGAATGAATACTTCTCATTAGACGTGCAGAGCGCAGGGGACAGTGTATCGGCAGAATTAGTGCTACAAAAAGCTGTAGACCGAGAAAAGCAGTCTTTGATTAAACTCACATTAACAGCAATAGATGGTGGGAAGCCCTCCAGATCAGGGTCAATGAATATAGTCGTACATGTTATAGATGTAAATGACAATGTTCCCATATTCAGTAAACAGCTATATAAAGCTAGAGTCACAGAAAACGCACCCATTGGTACATCAGTGATTACTGTATACGCCACAGATTTAGATGAGGGTTTAAATGGCGAAATCATGTATTCTTTTATAAATCATGACAATGACAATAATATTGATGCTTTTGAAATCAATCAATCGACAGGGGAAATCATAGTAAATGGGGAGGTAGACTTTGAGACAAACAATGCCTTTGAAATTCATGTAAAAGCAGAGGACAAGGGTGCCAGCCCAAGAGTATCACATTGTAAAGTTCTTGTAGAAATAGTGGATGTTAACGACAATTCGCCCGTTATATCAATAACGTCTTTAGCTGACCAAGTAAAAGAGGATGCTAAGGCGGGCACTATGGTTGGCCTGATTACTGTAATAGATGGTGATACTGGGCAAAATGGTGCTGTAAAGCTTAGCTTAATAGAGTCGGtaccatttaaaatacaaaacacttacAAAAATAAATATGCATTGGTTGTGGATGGTCCGTTAGACAGAGAGCAAGTATCTCAGTATGACATAAGCATGCAAGCTACGGACGAGGGGAGTCCGCCTCTCTCTAGCACTAGCCATATTACTGTTCGCATATCTGATGTTAATGACAATGCCCCTCGCTTCCCGGAGCCTGTTATTAATGTTTATGTGAAAGAAAACAGTGACGTTGGTGCTGTGATTTTTACAGTGACTGCTTTCGACCCTGACATGAATGATAATGCCAAAATCACTTATACTTACCTGGAAGGCTCAGACAAAAACTTCCCTGTCACCTCTGCTGTGAACATAAATTCGGATAGTGGTGAGGTCTATGCCCTTCAGTCTTTCAATTATGAGGAAACtaaattattttcattcaaAGTTCAGGCCACAGACTCGGGTTCACCCCCGCTTAGTAATAATGTTACAGTGAATGTATTTGTTCTGGATGAGAATGACAACAGCCCCGTGGTCCTCCCACCATATTCTGAGCATGGCTCGGTGAACACGGAAAATGTTCCTTATGCAGCTGATGCAGGCTTCTTTGTGGCAAAAATCAGAGCTGTAGACGCAGATTCTGGATATAACGCGCTGCTTTCTTACCACATCTCCGAACCAAAAGGAAATAATCTCTTCCGAATCGGAACCAGCAGTGGGGAAATCAGGACTAAGCGGCGTATGAGTGATAGTGACCTTAAAACACACCCGCTGGTGATTATAGTTTCTGATCATGGAGAGCCTCCACTGTCAGCAACTGTATCCATCGATGTTGTTGTTATGGAAAACGCAGATGATCTGAAGACCCAATTCAGACATGTTCCTGTTAAGGACGACACGTTTTCTGATCTTAATCTTTATTTATTGGTTGCAATAGTCTCAGTGTCTGTCATCTTTTTGCTGAGCCTCATCAGCTTGATAGCTGTGAAATGCCACAGGACAGATGGCCATTTTAACAGTTACAGCGCCCCAGTTATCACCACACACCCTGACGGGAGCTGGTCTTACTCCAAATCTACACAGCAATATGACGTGTGTTTTAGCTCCGACACACTGAAGAGTGACGTTGTGGTTTTCCCCACACCATATCCGCCACCTGATGCCGAACTAATCAGTATTAATAGTGGAGACACATTTAATCGGACTCAAACACTCCCTAATAAAGAAAAGGTAAGAATACAAATATGA
- the LOC121693910 gene encoding protocadherin alpha-3-like isoform X30 has translation MWDQEYRPWIHYILLFQLCSISLGQTVYSVSEESNTGTTVGNLAKDFNLDVKDLAIRGFQIVSGPNKRYFDVNIGTGILHTKERIDRDEICGRSTKCTLELEAIANSPLAMYRFDVSILDINDNPPIFPASTEYLNISEVALPGERFTLPRAYDADVGSNSVKSYKLQNNEYFSLDVQNGEENASPELVLQKSLDREKQPTIQLVLTAFDGGKPSRSGTIKIIVNVEDINDNIPVFNKQLYKALVSENAPKGTSVITVHATDLDEGLNGDILYSLVTREHSKTTDAFAIDTNSGMITVKGDIDHETDRAIEIRIQAKDKSSKPRAGYCKVLVEILDVNDNVPELSLTSLLERVNENAAVGTMVGLITVKDDDTGPNGAVNLKIHGSVPFKIENTYKNKYSLLLNGPLDRESVSQYDVTITATDEGTPPLSSSTLITVHVADVNDNAPRFPDPIINVYVKENSPVGNVIYKASAVDLDVGDNAKITYSLLEGLMRSFPVTSSINLNADSGEIYALQSFNYEEIKTFQFQIVAKDSGVPSLSSNATVNIFILDDNDNSPSILPPYSEHGSVNSENIPYSAEAGYFVAKIRAVDADSGYNALLSYHISEPKGNNLFRIGTSNGEIRTKRRMSDNDLKTHPLVVLVSDHGEPSLSATVSIDVVVAESSGDIQTQFKHVPRKDDTFSDLNLYLLIAIVSVSVIFLLSLISLIAVKCHRTDSNFSGYSAPVISTHPDGSWSYSKSTQQYDVCFSSDTLKSDVVVFPAPFPPADAELISINGGDTYNRTQTLPTREKPQTWCDDMRNVGQQASRSASQRSNSV, from the exons ATGTGGGACCAGGAATATCGTCCGTGGATACATTATATATTGTTGTTTCAGCTTTGCAGTATTTCGCTTGGACAAACAGTGTATTCGGTTTCAGAGGAATCAAACACGGGGACGACTGTCGGGAATTTAGCGAAGGATTTTAACTTGGATGTAAAGGACCTTGCTATTCGTGGATTTCAAATAGTATCCGGACCTAATAAGAGGTATTTTGACGTCAACATTGGAACTGGAATTTTACACACAAAAGAAAGGATAGATAGAGATGAAATATGTGGACGAAGTACAAAGTGCACTTTGGAATTGGAAGCAATTGCTAACTCACCTTTGGCTATGTATCGTTTCGACGTTAGTATTTTAGACATTAATGATAATCCACCCATATTTCCTGCATCGACGGAATATTTGAATATATCTGAGGTAGCTCTACCGGGAGAGAGGTTTACATTACCTCGAGCATATGATGCGGATGTGGGTAGCAACTCCGTGAAAAGCTATAAGctgcaaaacaatgaatacTTCTCCCTCGATGTACAAAATGGGGAGGAGAATGCATCCCCTGAGCTAGTTCTCCAGAAATCTTTGGATCGTGAGAAGCAGCCTACTATACAACTCGTACTGACTGCTTTTGATGGCGGAAAACCGTCTAGATCCGGTACGATAAAGATTATTGTTAATGTGGAGGATATCAATGACAATATCCCCGTGTTTAATAAGCAGCTCTACAAAGCCCTTGTATCAGAAAATGCACCTAAAGGCACATCTGTAATCACAGTCCACGCTACTGACTTAGATGAAGGCCTAAATGGTGATATTCTTTACTCTTTAGTTACACGCGAACACAGCAAAACTACAGATGCATTTGCCATTGATACAAATTCTGGTATGATTACAGTTAAAGGGGATATTGACCACGAAACCGACCGTGCCATTGAAATTCGTATCCAAGCAAAAGATAAAAGCTCAAAACCACGCGCTGGGTACTGTAAAGTGCTGGTGGAAATATTAGACGTGAATGATAATGTACCTGAATTATCGTTAACTTCTTTACTCGAACGAGTGAACGAGAATGCTGCGGTGGGGACAATGGTGGGACTGATAACCGTCAAAGATGATGATACTGGTCCAAATGGTGCTGTGAACCTCAAAATACATGGTTCGGTGCCATTTAAAATAGAGAATACGTACAAAAACAAGTACTCATTATTGTTGAATGGGCCattagacagagagagtgtctcACAGTATGACGTCACGATCACAGCTACAGATGAAGgaacccctcctctctctagcagtactcttattacagtgcacGTTGCTGATGTTAATGACAATGCGCCACGTTTTCCAGACCCGATcataaatgtgtatgtgaaagagaaCAGTCCAGTCGGTAATGTAATCTATAAGGCATCTGCTGTTGATCTGGATGTGGGTGATAATGCTAAAATAACATATTCATTACTTGAGGGCTTAATGAGAAGCTTTCCTGTGACATCTTCCATTAATTTAAATGCGGATAGTGGTGAGATATATGCCCTGCAATCTTTCAATTATGAGGAAATTAAAACCTTTCAATTCCAAATAGTGGCGAAAGATTCTGGTGTTCCCTCTCTAAGCAGCAACGCAACAGTTAATATATTCATTTTAGATGACAATGACAACAGTCCAAGCATTCTTCCTCCGTATTCAGAGCACGGGTCAGTTAATTCAGAGAACATTCCCTATAGTGCCGAAGCTGGATACTTTGTGGCCAAGATCAGGGCTGTAGATGCAGACTCTGGATATAACGCACTGCTTTCTTACCACATCTCTGAGCCCAAAGGAAATAATCTCTTCAGAATTGGAACTAGCAACGGAGAAATAAGGACTAAGAGACGAATGAGTGATAACGACCTGAAAACACATCCACTGGTTGTTTTGGTTTCTGACCATGGCGAACCGTCGCTTTCAGCTACTGTATCTATTGATGTTGTAGTTGCTGAGAGTTCTGGCGACATCCAGACACAATTCAAACATGTGCCAAGGAAGGATGATACTTTTTCTGACTTGAATTTGTATTTGCTTATCGCCATTGTCTCCGTGTCAGTGATCTTTCTACTGAGTCTCATCAGTTTGATAGCTGTAAAATGCCACAGGACGGACAGCAATTTTAGTGGCTACAGCGCCCCTGTTATCTCTACTCACCCTGATGGCAGCTGGTCTTACTCCAAATCTACACAGCAGTATGACGTGTGTTTTAGCTCCGACACGCTGAAGAGTGACGTGGTAGTTTTCCCCGCACCATTTCCGCCTGCGGATGCAGAACTTATCAGTATCAACGGAGGGGACACTTATAATCGGACACAAACTTTACCAACCAGAGAAAAG CCCCAGACATGGTGTGACGATATGAGAAACGTCGGTCAGCAAGCCAGCCGGTCGGCCAGCCAGCGAAGCAACTCGGTCTGA
- the LOC121693910 gene encoding protocadherin alpha-8-like isoform X32, with translation MASTSRKRWHLWILFIVFQMCSIAYGQIVFSIAEEASPGTTVGNVAKDFNLDLKDLEHRGFQIVSGTNKRYFDVNTKTGVLHVKERIDRDEICGYNVKCTLPLEATVNYPLNIYRFEVNVLDINDNSPTFRSPVRELNISEFALPGERFTLPSAYDADVGSNSVRSYKLSPNEHFTLDVQSRGEQAVSAELVLQKGLDREKQSVVKLTLTAVDGGKPPRTGTLQIIVNVEDINDNIPVFTKALYKARVSENASPGTSVITVHASDSDEGQNGEVVYSFINHDNDINIANFAINSETGLITVNGDLDYERNNAVEIRVQATDKGHRPRQAHCKVLVEITDINDNVPEISVTSLVNTVKEDAPIDTVVGTITVTDGDAGKNGEINLKIIGSVPFKIQNSYKNYYALLVNGPLDRENVSHYNITITATDEGTPPLSSSSVITVHISDVNDNAPRFPETVIKVYVKENSQIGAVIYTVSAFDPDVDDNAKLSYSLLEESTKGPPVSSMVNINADSGDIFALQSFNYEEIKTFQFRIKVADSGMPSLSNNATVNVFILDENDNSPTILPPYSEHGSVNSENIPYSADAGYFVAKIRAIDADSGYNALLSYHISEPKGNNLFRIGSSSGEIKTKRRMSDNDLKTHPLVILVSDNGEPYMSATVSIDVVVSENTGEIRTQFRHIPIKDDTFSDLNLYLLIAIASVSVIFLLSLISLIAVKCHRTDNSFNSYSAPVITTHPDGSWSYSKSTQQYDVCFSSDTLKSDVVVFPAPFPPAEAELISINGGDTFTRTQTLPNCDKETTSSGSEPAAGK, from the exons ATGGCCAGTACTTCAAGAAAAAGATGGCATTTGTGGATATTGTTCATCGTGTTTCAAATGTGCAGTATAGCATATGGGCAAATTGTGTTTTCTATCGCGGAGGAAGCGAGTCCGGGGACTACGGTCGGAAACGTGGCAAAGGATTTTAATCTTGACTTAAAGGACCTTGAGCATCGTGGATTTCAGATTGTTTCCGGAACCAATAAGAGGTATTTCGACGTAAACACAAAGACGGGTGTTCTCCACGTCAAAGAAAGAATAGATAGAGACGAAATATGTGGCTATAATGTTAAGTGTACTTTACCTTTAGAGGCTACCGTTAATTATCCGCTTAACATTTACAGGTTCGAGGTGAATGTATTAGATATAAATGATAATTCACCCACGTTCCGTTCCCCAGTAAGAGAACTGAATATCTCCGAGTTTGCTCTGCCTGGGGAGAGATTCACTCTTCCCAGTGCATATGATGCGGATGTGGGCAGCAACTCAGTACGGAGCTACAAGCTAAGTCCCAATGAGCATTTTACCCTCGATGTacagagcaggggagagcaggCTGTTTCGGCTGAACTAGTTCTACAGAAAGGTttggacagagagaaacagtcgGTGGTAAAACTGACACTCACCGCTGTCGATGGAGGCAAACCTCCCCGGACAGGGACACTGCAAATCATTGTAAACGTGGAAGATATTAATGATAACATACCAGTGTTTACTAAAGCGCTATACAAGGCTCGTGTGTCTGAAAACGCATCTCCCGGCACGTCCGTTATTACAGTTCATGCCAGTGATTCTGACGAAGGCCAGAATGGTGAGGTGGTTTACTCTTTTATTAATCATGACAATGACATAAATATTGCCAATTTCGCCATCAACTCCGAAACTGGCCTTATCACTGTGAATGGTGATTTAGATTATGAAAGAAACAATGCTGTTGAAATTCGAGTCCAAGCTACAGATAAGGGTCACAGACCGAGACAAGCACATTGTAAAGTGCTTGTGGAAATTACAGATATTAACGATAATGTGCCCGAAATATCCGTAACATCTTTAGTGAACACCGTTAAAGAGGATGCTCCCATTGATACTGTAGTCGGGACCATCACAGTGACAGATGGGGATGCCGGTAAAAATGGAGAAATTAACCTAAAGATAATTGGGTCTGTGCCATTTAAAATTCAAAACTCTTATAAAAATTATTACGCATTACTTGTCAATGGTCCTCTagacagagagaatgtgtcGCATTATAACATCACAATCACTGCTACTGACGAGGggactccccctctctctagcaGTAGTGTTATTACGGTGCACATTTCGGATGTTAACGACAATGCACCGCGTTTCCCAGAGACGGTCATCAAAGTGTATGTGAAAGAGAATAGTCAGATAGGTGCAGTGATATACACAGTGTCTGCGTTTGACCCTGATGTGGATGACAATGCTAAATTATCTTATTCGTTGCTTGAAGAATCGACAAAAGGCCCTCCTGTATCATCTATGGTCAATATAAACGCGGATAGCGGGGACATATTTGCGCTTCAGTCTTTCAATTATGAGGAGATAAAAACTTTTCAATTCAGAATCAAGGTAGCAGACTCTGGTATGCCTTCTTTAAGCAACAACGCCACAGTTAATGTTTTCATTCTGGATGAAAATGACAACAGCCCCACGATTTTGCCCCCTTACTCTGAACACGGCTCTGTTAACTCTGAAAACATCCCTTACAGTGCCGATGCAGGATACTTTGTGGCCAAGATTAGGGCTATTGACGCAGACTCTGGATATAATGCACTGCTTTCATATCACATCTCTGAACCCAAAGGAAACAACCTCTTCCGAATCGGATCCAGCTCTGGTGAAATTAAAACAAAACGGCGAATGAGTGACAATGACCTGAAAACGCACCCTTTGGTGATTTTGGTGTCTGATAACGGAGAGCCATATATGTCAGCGACTGTATCTATTGATGTTGTGGTTTCTGAAAATACGGGTGAAATTCGGACTCAGTTTAGACATATTCCTATTAAGGATGATACATTTTCGGATTTAAACCTGTATTTGCTGATCGCCATTGCCTCGGTGTCAGTGATTTTTCTGCTGAGTCTCATCAGCTTGATAGCTGTGAAATGCCACAGGACAGACAACAGTTTCAACAGTTACAGCGCCCCAGTTATCACCACACACCCTGACGGGAGCTGGTCTTACTCCAAATCTACACAACAGTATGACGTGTGCTTTAGCTCAGACACGTTGAAGAGTGATGTAGTAGTTTTCCCCGCACCATTTCCGCCTGCTGAGGCGGAACTCATAAGCATTAATGGAGGGGACACATTTACTAGGACACAGACGCTACCCAACTGTGATAAG GAAACAACCTCTTCCGGATCGGAACCAGCAGCGGGGAAGTAA